In Candidatus Defluviilinea proxima, a single genomic region encodes these proteins:
- a CDS encoding CpaF family protein, whose amino-acid sequence MPIDSEESVNSLDDGQVRKIFHDLHTRLNISVDFDSYEPGGLQFWSQLESDLVRILEIDSINDIESATRNLSVALGRLVKEEQLSLTEPELDDLLNQLVDHYFGLGMLDVLLRDDSIYEIFVNNFQEIYFGSKGKMQRAPFSFLNEAHLQHVVDRLCARNNAPLPSDKNPVTTFALLDNSTVIILFPPVTPNSPSVSIRRVVRKPITIEQLVKWGSVSADMLQFLKASVEARLNILVCGYQGAGADTIVNVLSSFVPGDERVISIEYENNYSLRINHLIKLIAQNDLMDENSFIKLLALTGKLRGDRLFLGEFLFSDAYDALTNVSDNFSGSLLRVVAKSPADAVNRLETFIQLDKPNLPRTKIGNLICSSIDLIVYQERLSDGTRVIKEIVEVLDETNRDGQVLLKELYGVYRA is encoded by the coding sequence ATGCCTATTGATTCAGAAGAGTCGGTAAATTCTTTGGATGACGGTCAAGTTCGAAAGATATTTCATGACTTGCATACGCGCCTAAATATATCGGTCGATTTTGATTCTTATGAGCCAGGCGGACTGCAATTCTGGTCTCAACTTGAATCTGACCTTGTTCGAATACTGGAAATTGATTCCATTAATGATATTGAGAGTGCAACCAGGAATCTGTCAGTGGCTTTGGGAAGACTTGTCAAAGAAGAACAACTTTCGCTCACTGAGCCCGAATTGGATGATCTATTGAATCAACTTGTTGATCATTATTTCGGGCTGGGGATGTTAGATGTTTTACTAAGAGACGATTCGATATATGAGATCTTTGTAAATAATTTTCAAGAGATCTATTTTGGAAGTAAAGGGAAGATGCAAAGAGCTCCCTTCTCCTTTTTGAATGAAGCTCATCTACAGCATGTTGTCGACCGCCTTTGCGCAAGGAATAACGCGCCACTGCCATCTGACAAAAATCCTGTTACAACGTTTGCATTGCTGGACAATTCGACGGTGATCATCCTGTTTCCTCCGGTAACTCCCAATTCACCCTCGGTGTCGATTCGTCGCGTTGTCAGAAAACCGATAACCATAGAGCAACTTGTCAAATGGGGTTCTGTATCAGCCGATATGTTGCAATTTCTAAAGGCTTCCGTAGAAGCCCGATTAAATATTCTGGTCTGTGGATATCAGGGGGCGGGGGCGGATACGATAGTAAATGTCTTGTCCAGTTTTGTGCCAGGCGACGAGAGGGTCATCTCTATTGAATATGAAAACAATTATTCACTTCGTATCAATCATCTAATTAAGCTGATTGCTCAAAATGATTTGATGGACGAGAATTCTTTTATAAAGCTGTTGGCTTTGACTGGAAAACTAAGAGGAGATCGCCTGTTTTTGGGAGAATTCTTGTTTTCTGATGCTTATGACGCTTTGACCAATGTCAGCGATAATTTTTCAGGGTCACTATTAAGGGTCGTGGCTAAGTCTCCCGCTGATGCTGTCAATAGACTAGAAACGTTTATTCAATTAGATAAACCGAACCTGCCCCGTACCAAAATCGGTAATCTGATATGTTCTTCCATTGACCTGATCGTTTATCAAGAACGCTTGAGTGATGGAACAAGAGTGATAAAAGAGATCGTTGAAGTTCTTGATGAAACTAATCGCGACGGTCAGGTTCTCTTGAAAGAACTCTATGGTGTTTACCGAGCATGA
- a CDS encoding methylmalonyl-CoA mutase family protein: MGIQDQYNKWKESTLKKSLDKFKERRERFEYSSGLEVPRLGLPSQVDSVSGTSTSPTAPLSAEESYINKLGFPGEYPYTRGVQPTMYRSRFWTMRQYAGFSTAEDSNKRYRYLLGQGQTGLSVAFDLPTQIGYDADDPIAAGEVGKVGVSISSIKDMEQLFDQIPLDKVSTSMTINAPAGVLLAMYIAVAKKQGADMRQLRGTIQNDILKEYVARGTYIFPPAPSMRLITDIFSFCAKDVPYWNTISISGYHIREAGSTAVQEVAFTLANGIAYVEAALAAGLNIDDFAGQLSFFFNAHNNFLEEVAKFRAARRLWAKIMRERFKAQKPASWQLRFHTQTAGSTLTAQQPENNVVRVTVQALSAVLGGTQSLHTNSMDEALWLPTEKAVRVALRTQQIIAYESGVADSVDPLAGSYLIEYLTDEIEKGAQEYIAKIDDMGGALQSIEKGFMQNEIQNAAYAAQQAIERGELVVVGVNQFTVKEEMTLERLKVDPAIEIGQRARLKELRERRKQERVDELLGKLVTAAKGTENLMPLFIECVENDITLGEICNTLRGVWGEYVAEGF, from the coding sequence ATGGGAATACAAGATCAATACAACAAATGGAAAGAATCCACGCTTAAGAAATCATTGGACAAATTCAAGGAGCGGAGAGAACGCTTCGAATATTCCTCTGGACTCGAAGTGCCGCGCCTCGGACTTCCCTCACAGGTTGATTCCGTTTCGGGCACTTCGACTTCGCCTACGGCTCCGCTCAGTGCGGAGGAATCCTATATAAATAAATTAGGTTTCCCCGGCGAATATCCCTACACGCGCGGAGTCCAGCCGACGATGTATCGGTCACGCTTTTGGACGATGCGACAATATGCAGGCTTCTCCACAGCGGAAGATTCCAACAAACGCTATCGCTATTTATTAGGACAAGGCCAAACGGGGCTATCGGTCGCTTTCGACCTCCCAACTCAAATTGGGTATGACGCGGATGATCCGATCGCGGCGGGGGAGGTGGGGAAGGTGGGTGTGTCCATTTCATCGATCAAAGATATGGAGCAGTTGTTCGATCAGATCCCGCTCGATAAGGTTTCGACTTCGATGACGATCAATGCGCCTGCGGGCGTGTTGCTGGCGATGTATATTGCGGTGGCAAAGAAACAAGGCGCGGACATGCGTCAACTGCGCGGCACGATCCAGAACGATATTCTCAAGGAGTATGTGGCGCGCGGCACGTATATCTTTCCGCCTGCGCCTTCGATGCGGCTCATCACGGACATTTTCTCGTTCTGCGCGAAGGACGTTCCGTATTGGAACACGATCTCGATCTCAGGCTATCACATCCGCGAGGCGGGTTCGACCGCTGTGCAGGAAGTGGCGTTCACGCTCGCAAATGGGATCGCGTATGTAGAGGCGGCGCTCGCGGCGGGTTTGAACATTGACGATTTCGCGGGGCAACTCTCGTTCTTCTTCAACGCGCACAACAACTTTTTGGAAGAGGTGGCGAAGTTCCGCGCGGCTCGTAGACTGTGGGCGAAGATCATGCGCGAACGGTTCAAGGCGCAGAAGCCAGCCAGTTGGCAGTTGCGCTTCCATACGCAGACCGCTGGCTCGACCCTCACCGCACAACAACCAGAGAACAACGTGGTGCGTGTGACAGTTCAGGCTTTATCCGCCGTCCTCGGGGGGACGCAATCCTTGCACACCAACAGCATGGATGAAGCCCTCTGGCTCCCGACCGAAAAAGCTGTACGTGTGGCGCTCCGCACGCAACAGATCATCGCCTACGAATCAGGCGTCGCGGACTCGGTTGATCCGCTGGCGGGATCGTACCTGATCGAATATCTCACGGACGAGATCGAAAAAGGCGCGCAGGAATACATCGCCAAGATCGACGACATGGGTGGTGCGTTGCAATCTATTGAGAAGGGATTTATGCAGAACGAGATCCAGAACGCCGCCTACGCCGCGCAACAAGCCATTGAACGCGGGGAACTGGTGGTGGTGGGAGTCAATCAATTCACGGTGAAAGAAGAAATGACGTTGGAACGTTTGAAGGTTGACCCTGCGATTGAAATTGGACAGAGGGCAAGATTGAAGGAGTTAAGGGAAAGAAGAAAGCAGGAAAGAGTGGACGAGTTGCTTGGAAAATTAGTGACCGCCGCCAAAGGGACCGAGAACCTGATGCCGTTGTTCATCGAATGCGTGGAGAACGACATCACGCTCGGTGAGATCTGCAATACGCTGAGAGGCGTATGGGGCGAGTATGTAGCGGAAGGGTTTTAG
- a CDS encoding radical SAM protein: MSLFTDLFNRKSSIVHGPSSGLYHYTRETEHEKSRIHLRIDPDGHGTLIVNASSVMHLNPTATFMAWMILEEKSESETVKVLSKKWNAPRKQLSEDLQTFNLQLSELIRPDGACPVHELDLESLMPFSTRPSAPYRMDLAVTYRCNNDCAHCYNARERNFPELSTEQWFKVLDQLWALGVPHIVFTGGEATLRNDLPELIKHAESNGQITGLNTNARRLSDMSYVQKLVDAGLDHVQITVESCDEGIHDEMMRAKGAFKQTIAGLKNALQSKLYVMTNTTMLRTNVHTIPDTLDFLADIGVPTIGLNALIYSGHGLTVGTGLRESELQPILDTATYKTAQRGQRLIWYTPTQYCEFDPTASNLGVKGCTAALYSMCIESNGNVLPCQSYYHPLGNMLTDSWDSIWNHKLSVQLRERQNLPAKCESCSLVTECGGGCPLNFENHRETFGVNNEVVPLAVLN, encoded by the coding sequence ATGTCTCTCTTTACCGACCTCTTCAATCGTAAATCGTCTATCGTCCATGGTCCATCGTCTGGTCTTTATCACTACACCCGCGAGACGGAACACGAGAAATCGCGCATCCACTTGCGGATCGACCCAGACGGGCACGGCACGCTTATCGTCAACGCCAGCAGTGTCATGCACTTGAACCCGACAGCGACTTTTATGGCATGGATGATCCTGGAAGAGAAGAGCGAATCAGAGACGGTCAAGGTCTTGTCCAAAAAGTGGAATGCGCCACGCAAGCAACTATCTGAAGACCTTCAAACCTTCAACCTTCAACTTTCTGAACTCATCCGCCCTGATGGTGCTTGTCCCGTTCACGAGCTTGATCTTGAATCGCTCATGCCATTCAGCACACGCCCCTCCGCGCCCTATCGCATGGATCTGGCCGTCACCTATCGCTGTAACAACGATTGCGCCCATTGCTACAACGCCCGCGAGCGGAACTTCCCTGAGCTCAGCACCGAGCAATGGTTCAAGGTTCTCGATCAGCTTTGGGCTTTGGGTGTTCCGCATATCGTCTTCACCGGCGGCGAAGCCACATTACGCAACGATCTGCCAGAGTTGATCAAACACGCAGAATCGAATGGGCAGATCACAGGTCTCAACACGAACGCCCGTAGGTTGTCCGATATGAGTTATGTGCAAAAGCTCGTAGATGCAGGTCTTGATCATGTGCAGATCACAGTCGAATCATGTGACGAAGGGATCCACGATGAAATGATGCGAGCCAAAGGCGCATTTAAACAAACCATCGCTGGCCTGAAGAATGCATTGCAAAGCAAATTGTATGTGATGACCAATACCACCATGCTCCGCACGAACGTCCACACTATCCCCGACACGTTGGATTTTCTCGCGGATATCGGCGTGCCCACGATCGGGCTGAACGCACTCATTTATTCAGGCCACGGCCTCACCGTAGGCACAGGTCTGCGTGAAAGTGAACTGCAACCGATCCTCGATACTGCCACATACAAGACCGCCCAACGTGGGCAACGCCTCATTTGGTATACGCCCACGCAATATTGTGAGTTCGACCCCACCGCAAGCAACCTCGGCGTCAAAGGGTGCACTGCCGCACTGTACAGCATGTGTATCGAATCCAACGGGAATGTTCTACCCTGCCAATCGTATTACCATCCGCTTGGCAATATGCTCACCGACTCGTGGGATTCGATCTGGAACCACAAACTCTCGGTCCAATTGCGCGAACGGCAGAACTTGCCCGCCAAATGCGAAAGCTGTTCGCTCGTCACTGAGTGTGGCGGCGGATGTCCGCTCAATTTCGAAAATCATCGCGAAACTTTTGGCGTGAACAATGAAGTTGTTCCGCTGGCTGTGCTGAATTAA
- a CDS encoding radical SAM protein, whose amino-acid sequence MKIINRLADRFSKIQPLPEGTHHLQAMQNERPYRLHLRLQKDGSGILILNASTIMQLNPTAAEYAFHFIKGTEPNEAAKQIADRYRISKGMALEDFNDFVGRIQTLISTPDLDPVSFLDFELVQPHSADLTAPLRLDCALTYRLPANTQAEYAPTKRVDRELTTDEWKAILDKAWMAGIPHVTFTGGEATLRDDLPELIKHSEVNGQVCGLLTDGLKLADKKYLDLLLQTGLDHILFMLQPDNTASWSALETIMPEDIFVTVHVTLNNDNAKDMQKTLERLAGLNVKSLSLSISENTPREAYQELRNKAAELGLALKFDLPVPYSADNPVAFETQEDNVPVGAGKAWMYVEPDGDVLPTQGMADQILGNLLKDEWKDIHR is encoded by the coding sequence ATGAAAATCATCAATCGTCTTGCCGACCGTTTTTCAAAGATCCAACCTCTGCCTGAAGGCACGCATCATCTGCAAGCCATGCAAAATGAAAGGCCCTACCGCTTGCACCTGCGCTTGCAAAAAGATGGCTCAGGGATTTTGATCCTCAACGCATCCACGATCATGCAGTTGAATCCCACCGCCGCGGAATATGCATTCCATTTCATCAAAGGGACGGAACCCAATGAAGCGGCCAAACAGATCGCCGACCGCTACCGCATCAGTAAAGGGATGGCTCTCGAGGATTTCAACGACTTCGTGGGACGCATCCAAACTTTGATCTCGACTCCAGACCTCGACCCCGTCTCTTTTCTGGACTTTGAACTGGTTCAGCCTCATTCAGCCGATCTCACCGCCCCACTCCGCCTCGATTGCGCGCTGACCTATCGCCTGCCTGCGAACACCCAAGCCGAATACGCCCCCACCAAACGTGTGGATCGTGAACTCACCACAGACGAATGGAAAGCCATCCTCGATAAAGCATGGATGGCGGGCATCCCTCATGTCACATTCACAGGCGGCGAAGCCACCTTGCGCGATGACCTGCCCGAGCTGATCAAACATTCCGAAGTGAATGGCCAGGTCTGTGGGCTTCTTACCGACGGTTTAAAACTCGCCGATAAAAAGTATCTTGACCTACTATTACAAACCGGGCTCGATCATATTCTCTTTATGCTTCAACCTGATAACACCGCCTCATGGTCGGCACTCGAAACCATCATGCCTGAGGATATCTTCGTCACAGTCCATGTCACATTGAATAATGACAATGCAAAAGATATGCAGAAAACACTGGAGCGTTTGGCAGGCTTGAATGTGAAAAGCCTATCTCTCTCGATCTCTGAGAACACCCCACGCGAGGCATATCAAGAGTTACGCAACAAAGCCGCCGAGTTGGGATTGGCGCTAAAGTTCGACCTTCCCGTTCCTTATTCTGCGGATAACCCGGTTGCATTTGAAACGCAAGAAGATAATGTCCCTGTGGGAGCGGGCAAGGCTTGGATGTATGTAGAACCCGATGGCGATGTGCTCCCCACCCAAGGGATGGCAGATCAAATCCTTGGCAATTTGCTCAAGGATGAGTGGAAAGATATTCACCGTTAG
- a CDS encoding methyltransferase domain-containing protein, whose protein sequence is MVNWHTRYTQQAKWTRDLRAYVFNKIQLNSSSRILEVGCGTGAILSELPHHISLHGLDINPVSLAQCQVHASSASLIRGNALALPYANHSFDVVYCHFLLLWVKEPLQALFEMKRVTKPGGHIIAFAEPDYEQRIDKPDELIPLGKWQTESLKKQGADPGFGAYLAESFFQAGIEIIETETIRSVGNEASAKEREKEWAVLEADLAGMASSEEIQKMKLVDEQA, encoded by the coding sequence TTGGTTAACTGGCATACCCGCTACACCCAGCAAGCCAAATGGACTCGCGACCTGCGGGCGTATGTCTTCAACAAGATCCAGTTGAATTCATCAAGCCGCATACTTGAGGTAGGATGCGGCACGGGGGCTATCCTTTCAGAACTGCCACATCATATCTCTCTTCACGGCTTGGATATTAACCCTGTCTCACTTGCCCAATGTCAGGTCCATGCTTCAAGCGCTTCGTTGATTCGAGGCAATGCGTTAGCACTCCCTTATGCAAACCATTCGTTCGACGTCGTCTATTGTCACTTTCTTTTGTTATGGGTGAAGGAACCGTTGCAGGCTTTGTTCGAAATGAAACGTGTGACAAAACCCGGTGGGCACATCATCGCATTTGCCGAACCTGATTATGAACAACGGATCGATAAACCCGATGAACTCATCCCTTTAGGAAAGTGGCAAACCGAATCGTTGAAGAAACAAGGAGCTGACCCAGGCTTTGGGGCGTATTTAGCCGAGTCCTTTTTTCAGGCGGGGATAGAGATCATCGAGACAGAAACAATTCGAAGCGTAGGAAATGAAGCGTCTGCAAAAGAGCGGGAAAAAGAATGGGCTGTGCTTGAAGCCGATTTGGCGGGAATGGCTTCCAGTGAAGAGATCCAAAAAATGAAGCTTGTAGATGAACAGGCATGA
- a CDS encoding dual specificity protein phosphatase family protein, with protein sequence MSELKRPISESYWVEPGQLLAGEYPGRYTSEETRRRLDALLEAGFDTFIDLTRPNETVPYIRTLLEEAKIYDVKVKHHNFPIGDFGLPTPEIMLSILDTVDEALKNGKRIYIHCWGGIGRTGTTVGCYLVRRGRTGEEALNQLAEWWRSVPKSQIHRHSPETLEQVEFIRNWAEHENKSREKGA encoded by the coding sequence ATGAGCGAACTAAAACGTCCCATTTCCGAATCCTATTGGGTAGAACCGGGTCAACTGCTTGCAGGTGAATACCCGGGGCGCTACACATCCGAAGAAACCCGCCGTCGCCTTGATGCATTGCTCGAAGCGGGTTTCGATACCTTCATTGATCTGACACGCCCCAACGAAACCGTACCGTACATCCGAACGCTGTTGGAAGAGGCGAAGATCTATGATGTCAAAGTAAAACATCACAACTTTCCTATCGGCGATTTTGGTTTACCAACTCCTGAGATCATGCTATCCATTCTCGACACGGTCGATGAGGCGCTCAAGAATGGCAAACGAATCTACATCCACTGTTGGGGTGGCATCGGGCGAACGGGCACAACAGTAGGTTGTTATCTCGTGCGTCGGGGTAGAACAGGCGAAGAAGCGCTGAATCAACTTGCAGAGTGGTGGCGAAGCGTGCCCAAGAGTCAGATCCACCGTCATTCGCCAGAAACGTTGGAGCAGGTGGAATTCATCCGCAATTGGGCAGAACATGAAAACAAAAGTAGAGAAAAAGGCGCATAG
- the lepB gene encoding signal peptidase I, giving the protein METTQPEIQPEIQEQTEAEPQQAENWKRFTLDILETIILAVVLYFGINAVSARVRVDGLSMNPTLQNGEYILVSRVTYKTGQPQRGDIIVFSLPTDQRQDLIKRVIGLPGETVSVQDGEVKINGFVLQEPYIAQPPIYNGEWTVGDNELFVLGDNRNDSKDSHQWGLLPQENVIGKALLIYWPPSEWKFINHTAAVFDLKQVQ; this is encoded by the coding sequence TTGGAAACCACACAACCTGAAATACAACCCGAAATTCAAGAGCAAACTGAGGCTGAACCTCAACAAGCAGAAAATTGGAAACGCTTTACACTCGACATTCTCGAGACAATCATCCTTGCTGTCGTTTTATATTTTGGCATTAACGCCGTTTCGGCCCGTGTACGCGTCGATGGTTTAAGCATGAACCCTACACTACAGAACGGTGAATATATACTGGTCAGCCGTGTAACTTACAAGACCGGTCAGCCACAACGAGGCGATATTATCGTCTTCAGTCTTCCCACCGATCAACGACAGGATCTCATCAAGCGCGTCATTGGCTTACCGGGCGAAACCGTCAGCGTGCAGGATGGCGAGGTTAAGATCAACGGCTTTGTACTTCAAGAACCCTATATCGCACAGCCGCCTATCTATAACGGTGAGTGGACCGTTGGGGATAATGAGCTTTTCGTATTGGGCGATAACCGCAACGACTCCAAAGATTCGCATCAGTGGGGTTTGTTGCCGCAAGAAAATGTAATCGGAAAAGCCCTATTGATCTACTGGCCCCCCTCCGAATGGAAATTCATCAATCACACCGCCGCCGTGTTCGACCTCAAGCAGGTACAGTAA
- a CDS encoding YgiT-type zinc finger protein: protein MNESLSKLTDSSIPCHECPAGVMHNRHITYFTWLGEELVTVQNFPAWVCDLCGKREYDERAIAMLAMLLNPEAGKPTRRVKRVPQPGSRKRNVPPPPLD from the coding sequence GTGAACGAATCTCTTTCGAAACTCACAGATAGTTCCATACCGTGTCATGAATGTCCTGCAGGCGTCATGCACAACCGCCACATCACCTACTTTACATGGCTGGGCGAGGAACTTGTCACGGTTCAAAACTTCCCAGCATGGGTATGCGACCTGTGCGGGAAACGGGAGTACGATGAACGTGCCATTGCCATGCTTGCCATGCTTCTCAACCCGGAAGCGGGCAAACCCACCCGCCGCGTCAAACGCGTACCTCAGCCTGGTTCTCGTAAACGAAATGTTCCGCCGCCTCCACTTGACTGA
- a CDS encoding ABC transporter ATP-binding protein produces MADKLIQVENLSKLYRIRPSVGLGWWQNRGVLADDIARVVNRFSGKPVKEKKVDFWALKDVSFEAREGDVIGIIGRNGAGKSTMLKILGRVTEPTSGRAVVYGRVGSLLEVGTGFHSELTGRENIFTSGAILGMPRAEIRKKFDEIVAFSGVEEFLETPVKRFSSGMEVRLAFSIAVHLKPNVLLVDEVLSVGDASFREKSIQKIRDVSNDGGTILFVSHNMTTVASLCNKALVLEHGTVTFPVGSVQSAIEHYISGVREGVVDNLRAGRKGAKPQGIEVTNFGIYDDSGVLLETLTSGMPVNFRIEYKKQQLHSEKPIEFEILLKTLNGEVVARMCNSLRVGNGMDMGSSGKLTCHVEKLPLASGTISVTIMVHQDHHVLDKIEDALIVRIETFGGVLQETWDASHGAWVVIDQTWQNEVIKD; encoded by the coding sequence ATGGCAGACAAACTTATTCAAGTTGAAAACTTATCGAAACTGTATCGCATCCGCCCCAGTGTTGGACTTGGCTGGTGGCAGAACCGAGGTGTGCTTGCAGATGATATTGCTCGCGTTGTAAACCGCTTTAGTGGAAAACCGGTAAAGGAAAAGAAGGTCGATTTTTGGGCACTGAAAGATGTCTCATTTGAAGCGCGAGAGGGAGATGTGATCGGGATCATCGGGCGAAATGGCGCAGGCAAGAGTACCATGCTCAAGATATTGGGCAGAGTGACTGAGCCAACATCGGGACGGGCTGTTGTGTATGGAAGAGTCGGTTCGTTGTTGGAAGTGGGTACCGGCTTTCATTCTGAGTTGACCGGACGCGAAAATATCTTTACCAGCGGAGCAATCTTGGGGATGCCGCGTGCGGAGATCAGAAAAAAGTTTGATGAGATCGTTGCTTTCTCCGGTGTGGAAGAGTTTCTGGAGACACCTGTAAAAAGATTCTCTTCTGGTATGGAGGTTCGCCTTGCTTTCTCCATTGCAGTCCACTTGAAACCGAATGTGTTGTTGGTGGACGAAGTGTTATCAGTGGGAGATGCTTCCTTTCGCGAGAAAAGCATCCAAAAGATTAGGGATGTTTCCAATGATGGCGGTACGATCCTGTTTGTCAGTCATAATATGACCACAGTGGCATCGCTTTGTAACAAAGCTCTGGTTTTGGAGCATGGGACTGTTACCTTTCCGGTAGGATCGGTTCAATCTGCTATTGAACATTATATTTCTGGAGTCAGAGAAGGTGTGGTGGATAACCTTCGTGCAGGGCGCAAGGGCGCCAAGCCTCAAGGCATTGAAGTGACCAACTTTGGGATCTATGATGATAGCGGGGTTTTGCTTGAAACTCTCACGAGCGGTATGCCCGTCAATTTCAGAATCGAATATAAGAAGCAACAATTACATTCTGAGAAACCTATTGAGTTTGAAATTTTACTCAAAACACTCAATGGGGAGGTGGTGGCACGGATGTGTAACAGCTTACGCGTAGGCAATGGAATGGATATGGGTTCTTCCGGTAAGCTGACTTGTCATGTAGAAAAACTGCCGCTTGCCTCTGGTACGATTAGTGTCACGATTATGGTGCATCAAGACCATCATGTGCTGGATAAGATCGAGGATGCGTTGATTGTAAGGATCGAGACTTTTGGTGGGGTGCTACAAGAAACATGGGATGCCAGTCATGGAGCTTGGGTGGTCATTGATCAGACTTGGCAAAATGAAGTGATAAAAGATTAA
- a CDS encoding ABC transporter permease produces the protein MEKSNSNLPKIVIEPAKGLFGINLKGVWAYRELFFILAQREIQLRYRQTFLGVAWVVLQPLMTTAIFTIVFGRLMNVASDNVSYELFAFAGLLPWGVFSQSLQRSGISLTRDIRLITKIFFPRIIIPIASALSTLIDFLISFGIMLVLFVIYKIPFSINMLAIPFLLLFTLLLAVGVGIAFAALNVYYRDFTYVLPFIIQVWMYASPLAYSSNLIPPSWSWVYDLNPLVGIIDGFRWALFGTMKFPLDSILYSFVISTILFVFGLAVFHRLERKFADVI, from the coding sequence TTGGAAAAATCGAATTCGAACTTGCCAAAGATCGTGATTGAGCCAGCAAAAGGCTTATTTGGCATAAACTTGAAGGGAGTTTGGGCTTATCGTGAACTTTTTTTCATCTTGGCCCAACGAGAGATACAACTGCGGTATCGTCAAACATTTCTGGGGGTGGCGTGGGTAGTGCTCCAGCCATTGATGACGACGGCTATCTTTACGATTGTTTTCGGTCGTTTGATGAATGTTGCATCAGATAACGTGTCCTACGAGTTGTTCGCATTTGCTGGGTTGTTGCCATGGGGCGTTTTCTCGCAATCTTTGCAACGATCTGGCATTAGCCTAACACGGGACATCCGCCTAATTACAAAAATATTCTTTCCCAGGATCATCATACCGATTGCGAGTGCTCTTTCAACTTTGATTGATTTTTTGATTTCTTTCGGTATCATGCTGGTTTTGTTTGTTATTTATAAGATTCCGTTTTCGATCAATATGCTGGCTATCCCTTTTTTGTTGCTATTTACCTTGCTTTTGGCGGTTGGCGTGGGAATTGCGTTCGCCGCCCTGAATGTGTATTACCGCGACTTCACTTACGTCCTTCCTTTTATTATTCAGGTTTGGATGTATGCCTCGCCTCTTGCCTACTCTTCGAATCTGATTCCGCCTTCGTGGAGCTGGGTCTACGACCTCAACCCCCTCGTCGGGATCATCGATGGATTTCGTTGGGCGTTATTTGGTACCATGAAATTTCCTTTGGATTCGATCCTATACTCATTTGTTATCAGCACTATTTTATTTGTGTTCGGCTTGGCTGTTTTTCATCGCCTTGAACGCAAATTTGCGGATGTGATTTAA